In Edaphobacter paludis, a single window of DNA contains:
- the era gene encoding GTPase Era, whose protein sequence is MPFRSGFVSIIGRPNAGKSTLLNALLGQKLAIVTHKPQTTRTRIHGVLEVPLKKKAKGEPGHPAAQVVLVDTPGVHKPETQLDKRMMQEVHDALESRDAVLFIVDVTHRLAKESEGGKKTGRMAMSAAEDDFALSLVKKLECPVILVLNKIDAVRKEELLPLIAHWSSLHDFAEVVPVSARKKEGLDLLLEKVVGHLKEGQRYFPKNQLTDQPERFLVAELIREKILMLTGEEVPYATAVVIERYEEPASLKKMKDGKLPVTKIAAAIFCERTGQKAILIGKQGEMLKRIGTAARKDIEGLLGTRVFLELFVKVQEEWRSSRGFVEDLDWRRQLEEIAEKQMGEEKDSE, encoded by the coding sequence ATGCCCTTTCGCTCTGGTTTCGTCTCGATTATTGGCCGGCCTAACGCCGGTAAGTCCACTTTGTTGAATGCCCTGCTGGGACAAAAGCTCGCCATCGTGACGCACAAGCCACAAACGACGCGGACGCGGATTCACGGCGTGCTTGAGGTTCCCTTGAAGAAGAAGGCCAAGGGCGAGCCGGGACATCCGGCGGCGCAGGTGGTGCTGGTGGATACCCCGGGGGTGCACAAGCCGGAGACGCAGCTCGACAAGCGCATGATGCAGGAGGTGCACGATGCGCTGGAGAGCCGCGATGCGGTGCTGTTCATTGTGGATGTAACTCATCGGCTGGCGAAGGAATCAGAAGGCGGGAAGAAGACGGGCCGCATGGCGATGAGCGCGGCGGAGGATGACTTTGCGTTGTCGCTGGTGAAGAAGCTGGAGTGCCCTGTAATTCTTGTCCTGAACAAGATCGATGCCGTCCGCAAGGAAGAACTTCTGCCGCTGATTGCGCACTGGAGCTCGCTGCACGATTTTGCCGAGGTGGTGCCGGTTTCGGCGAGGAAGAAGGAAGGGCTGGATCTGCTTCTGGAGAAGGTCGTCGGGCATCTGAAGGAGGGGCAGCGTTACTTTCCGAAGAACCAGTTGACCGATCAGCCGGAGCGGTTTCTGGTGGCAGAGTTGATTCGCGAGAAGATTTTGATGCTGACCGGAGAAGAGGTTCCTTATGCGACCGCCGTGGTGATTGAGCGGTACGAGGAGCCGGCTTCGCTGAAGAAGATGAAGGACGGCAAGCTCCCGGTGACCAAGATTGCCGCAGCCATCTTTTGCGAGCGGACGGGGCAGAAGGCCATCCTGATCGGCAAGCAGGGCGAGATGCTGAAGCGCATCGGGACGGCGGCGCGTAAGGACATTGAGGGGCTGCTAGGGACTCGGGTGTTTCTGGAGCTATTCGTCAAGGTGCAGGAGGAGTGGCGCAGTTCGCGCGGGTTTGTCGAAGATCTGGACTGGCGGCGGCAGTTGGAAGAGATTGCCGAGAAACAGATGGGCGAGGAAAAAGATTCAGAGTGA
- a CDS encoding class I SAM-dependent methyltransferase yields MSIDGNAAGGVRILDVGCGAGDSMQEELQLRCGSLAHALPIEMVGIDIDGEALAQGRLNFPQFLFICAKAENIPFPDGSFDVVISRVAMPYMDIPVALREMRRVLKANGELRIKLHPLSFTLSELAVEMRSGSLRRRMQNLTYRLYVVANGMALHYAGFNFRFPLARHRCESFQTQSGIRRALVAAGFREIDASCWDTKITPPHAGNCRASARRNP; encoded by the coding sequence ATGTCGATCGACGGGAATGCTGCCGGTGGCGTAAGGATTCTTGATGTGGGGTGCGGGGCGGGCGATTCCATGCAGGAGGAGCTGCAACTTCGCTGCGGTAGCCTGGCGCACGCACTCCCGATTGAGATGGTGGGAATCGATATCGATGGCGAAGCCCTCGCACAGGGACGATTGAACTTTCCGCAGTTCCTTTTTATCTGTGCGAAGGCCGAGAACATACCATTTCCCGACGGGTCGTTCGACGTGGTGATCTCTCGCGTCGCGATGCCTTATATGGATATTCCTGTTGCCCTGCGCGAGATGCGGCGCGTGCTCAAAGCCAATGGAGAGCTACGTATCAAACTGCATCCTCTGTCGTTTACGCTGTCGGAGCTTGCGGTTGAGATGCGGTCAGGATCTCTTCGGAGGAGGATGCAGAACCTTACCTATCGCTTGTATGTGGTTGCGAATGGGATGGCGCTGCACTATGCGGGCTTCAACTTTCGCTTCCCCCTGGCCCGGCACCGCTGCGAGTCGTTTCAGACGCAGAGCGGGATTCGACGCGCCCTGGTTGCAGCGGGATTCAGAGAGATTGACGCGTCTTGCTGGGACACCAAAATAACCCCGCCTCATGCCGGCAACTGTAGGGCGTCTGCGCGCCGTAATCCTTAG
- a CDS encoding sigma-54 dependent transcriptional regulator: MNHVLIVDDEAEIRESLESILREEGYLVTTSATATEALELLRDAAYDVVLLDIWLPDRDGLEALAEIRTIDSTNVPEVVIISGHGTIEAAVRATKLGAYDFLEKPLSLDRTLIVLKNAMKARQMREDNAEFSRQLAVKGTVTGQSVPLKALRQQIKLMAPTNGRVLIYGESGTGKELIGRAMHAESLRKDRPFVELNCAAIPEDYIESELFGYRHGAVPAGTSGPQEKRGTFERADGGTLFLDEVGDMSLKTQAKVLRALDEQRFLPVGASHPIHVDVRVIAATNKDLEEEIARGNFREDLFYRLNVIPFFVPPLRDRKEDIPLLVKEFLQEFGQQYGRPHVEMTEDALAALRQYHWPGNVRELRNLVERVLILNPKTQRIERKHLPMLVYRGPGKLTESGRINPRGEEFSSLLEAREAYERDYILKKLDENHGNVSRTAESLGLERSHLYRKMKTLGVSIKE; this comes from the coding sequence TTGAATCACGTTCTTATCGTCGATGACGAAGCCGAGATCCGCGAATCGCTGGAGAGCATCCTGCGCGAAGAGGGGTACCTCGTTACCACCAGCGCAACCGCCACCGAGGCGCTCGAACTGCTGCGCGACGCGGCGTATGACGTCGTGTTGCTCGATATCTGGCTGCCTGACCGGGACGGTCTCGAAGCGCTTGCGGAGATACGCACCATCGATAGCACCAATGTTCCGGAGGTCGTCATCATCAGCGGTCACGGAACAATCGAGGCCGCGGTGCGAGCGACCAAACTCGGCGCATACGACTTTCTCGAAAAGCCGCTCTCGCTCGACCGAACTCTCATCGTTCTGAAGAATGCGATGAAGGCGCGTCAGATGCGCGAAGATAATGCGGAGTTTTCGCGCCAGCTCGCGGTGAAGGGAACTGTTACCGGCCAGAGTGTGCCTCTGAAGGCGCTGCGCCAGCAGATCAAGCTGATGGCCCCCACCAACGGCCGCGTCCTCATCTATGGCGAATCCGGCACTGGCAAGGAACTCATCGGTCGCGCCATGCACGCCGAAAGCCTGCGCAAAGATCGCCCCTTCGTCGAACTCAACTGCGCCGCGATTCCCGAGGACTATATCGAGAGCGAACTCTTCGGCTATCGCCACGGAGCGGTCCCCGCCGGAACCAGCGGTCCGCAGGAGAAGCGCGGAACGTTCGAGCGCGCCGACGGGGGCACCCTCTTCCTCGACGAAGTCGGCGACATGAGCCTCAAGACGCAGGCCAAGGTGCTTCGCGCCCTCGACGAACAGCGTTTTCTGCCCGTCGGTGCCTCGCACCCCATCCATGTTGATGTCCGTGTCATCGCGGCCACGAACAAAGACCTCGAAGAAGAGATCGCGCGCGGCAACTTCCGCGAAGACCTCTTCTATCGCCTCAACGTCATTCCCTTTTTCGTGCCGCCGCTGCGCGATCGCAAGGAAGACATCCCTCTGCTGGTCAAGGAATTCCTGCAGGAGTTCGGTCAGCAATATGGACGCCCCCATGTCGAGATGACCGAAGATGCTCTTGCGGCGCTTCGTCAGTATCACTGGCCGGGCAATGTACGCGAGCTGCGCAATCTCGTCGAGCGCGTCCTCATCCTCAACCCGAAGACGCAGCGCATCGAACGCAAACACCTGCCTATGCTCGTCTATCGAGGACCTGGCAAGCTCACCGAATCGGGCCGCATCAACCCGCGCGGCGAAGAATTCTCGTCACTGCTCGAAGCCCGCGAAGCCTACGAGCGCGACTACATCCTCAAGAAGCTCGACGAAAACCACGGCAATGTAAGCCGCACCGCCGAGTCTCTCGGCCTCGAACGTAGCCACCTCTACCGGAAGATGAAGACCCTCGGCGTAAGCATCAAGGAATAG